Proteins encoded by one window of Rhodobacteraceae bacterium IMCC1335:
- a CDS encoding DNA polymerase III subunit chi, with the protein MGAVYFYHLTQNPLETTLPLLLQKAVAAGWRTEVRGTDPARLAWLDERLWVQQPDGFLPHALESEAEASESPIVLSTEPVDNVRCKMIIDGALVSVAEVQACERVCVLFDGHNLDATQAARDLWKTLTQSGCSAQYWSEESGKWTKKAEA; encoded by the coding sequence ATGGGGGCTGTATATTTTTATCACCTCACGCAGAATCCTCTTGAAACGACGCTGCCGCTTTTGCTGCAAAAGGCTGTTGCGGCGGGTTGGCGCACAGAGGTGCGGGGCACCGATCCCGCCAGACTGGCATGGTTAGATGAAAGGCTTTGGGTGCAGCAACCCGATGGGTTTTTGCCACATGCGTTGGAAAGCGAAGCCGAGGCAAGCGAAAGCCCTATCGTGCTCAGCACCGAACCCGTTGATAATGTTCGCTGTAAAATGATTATAGATGGCGCCTTGGTCAGCGTAGCAGAGGTGCAGGCTTGCGAGCGCGTCTGTGTCTTATTTGATGGTCATAATCTGGATGCCACTCAGGCGGCCCGAGATCTTTGGAAAACTCTGACACAATCTGGCTGTTCCGCGCAATATTGGTCGGAAGAATCCGGAAAATGGACCAAAAAGGCAGAAGCTTAA
- a CDS encoding TIGR02281 family clan AA aspartic protease: MPNIDYAHLTYLTLLTAVLIGSVLMSRTGFWKTLRQLAVWLLVIAGVAFAAALWNDIRKNSAPATKLLLQDGAILIPKQADGHFHVTLNVNGTEIPFLIDTGATTVILSQKDAQSLGFDLDKLAFWDRANTANGEVKLAPVRLATVALEKHVDRNIAAYVNAGELPVSLLGMSYLSKFSRLEITQDHISIWR, encoded by the coding sequence GTGCCAAATATCGATTATGCCCATCTCACATATTTAACATTGCTTACGGCCGTTTTGATCGGGTCGGTCCTAATGTCTCGTACAGGGTTTTGGAAAACGCTTCGTCAATTGGCAGTATGGCTCTTGGTGATAGCGGGGGTGGCTTTTGCAGCTGCGCTTTGGAACGATATCCGCAAAAACAGCGCACCTGCCACGAAACTGCTGCTGCAAGACGGCGCGATTCTTATTCCGAAACAGGCGGATGGCCATTTCCATGTAACTTTAAACGTAAATGGCACAGAGATCCCCTTTTTAATCGATACCGGCGCCACAACCGTTATTCTCAGTCAAAAAGATGCGCAAAGCTTGGGGTTTGATCTTGACAAATTGGCGTTTTGGGATCGCGCGAATACAGCCAATGGAGAGGTGAAATTGGCCCCCGTTCGCTTGGCCACGGTTGCGCTGGAAAAGCATGTGGATCGCAACATCGCCGCTTATGTCAATGCGGGTGAGTTGCCAGTTTCATTATTGGGCATGAGCTATCTGAGCAAATTTTCGCGCTTAGAAATCACCCAGGATCATATTTCAATCTGGCGTTAA
- a CDS encoding NAAT family transporter, whose product MVGGPRKTRISRKPLVLKAGRFYANRPLQKAIAASTALTESHRKAGFNDACLKGYKILFDFSTTLFITSFVTLFVIIDPIGLTPVFVSLTNGETIAARRAIALRATVIGAVILLIFCLFGESVLTFLGISLPAFRISGGILLFLTALDMLFTGRRKRRAAQSEAEPAENDPSVFPLAIPLIAGPGAITTMILLSSTHPDIAGTITLSLVMLAVIILVFLSFLTAPMIEKALGDTGTEVVTRLLGMLLAALAVQFILEGLSLVLSEIFQK is encoded by the coding sequence ATGGTTGGCGGCCCAAGAAAAACTAGAATTAGCCGAAAACCATTAGTTTTAAAGGCTGGCCGATTTTACGCCAATCGCCCTTTGCAAAAAGCAATTGCGGCATCTACAGCGCTTACAGAGAGCCATCGCAAAGCCGGTTTCAATGATGCATGTTTAAAAGGATATAAAATTTTGTTTGATTTCAGCACCACGCTTTTTATCACATCTTTCGTAACGCTCTTCGTCATCATTGACCCGATCGGGTTAACCCCGGTATTTGTCAGCTTGACCAATGGCGAAACCATCGCGGCGCGGCGGGCCATTGCCTTGCGTGCAACAGTGATCGGCGCCGTCATTCTGTTGATTTTCTGCCTATTTGGTGAGTCGGTGTTAACCTTTCTGGGCATTTCGCTGCCGGCGTTTCGGATTTCAGGCGGTATACTGTTGTTTCTTACGGCGCTTGATATGTTGTTCACGGGGCGACGCAAACGTCGCGCGGCGCAAAGCGAAGCTGAACCGGCCGAAAATGATCCATCGGTATTCCCCCTTGCCATTCCTTTAATCGCGGGGCCAGGTGCAATTACCACGATGATTTTACTCTCCTCAACGCATCCCGATATTGCCGGAACGATCACGCTCAGCTTGGTAATGCTGGCCGTCATTATTTTGGTGTTTTTAAGCTTTTTAACCGCGCCTATGATCGAAAAAGCCTTGGGCGACACCGGAACCGAAGTTGTCACCAGATTGCTGGGAATGCTGCTTGCCGCCCTGGCCGTTCAGTTTATCTTAGAGGGATTATCGCTTGTGTTGAGTGAAATTTTTCAAAAGTAG
- a CDS encoding ATP-binding cassette domain-containing protein, producing the protein MLKINDISYSVEGRLLLENATAIIPAGHKVGVVGRNGTGKTTLFRLIRGELGLEGGSITLPRQARIGGVAQEVPGNEVSLLDTVLAADLERANLLKESERATDAARISDIQTRLADIDAWSAEARASSILRGLGFDSKKQQMPCSAFSGGWRMRVALAAVLFSQPDVLLLDEPTNYLDLEGALWLENYLLKYPHTVLIISHDRGLLNRSVSTILHLEDKKLQLYGGGYDTFAKTRAARLAAAESEAKKQETRRAHLQSYVDRFRYKADKARQAQSRLKAIARLEPITRPQEAALRRFSFPTPEELSPPILRIENGTAGYGETTVLSRLDLRIDQDDRIALLGQNGQGKSTLAKLISGRLKPMLGQLVQSSKLRIGYFAQHQVDELYVDETPIDHVRRLRPSKTPAQLRAILGGFGIGAEQAEILVGRLSGGQKARLSLLLATIDAPHLLILDEPTNHLDIESREALVEALTAYSGAVILVSHDMHLLELVADRLWLVNNGRVTPYEEDLESYRKQLLSVDKPAKKNAIKAERPKPASREKILSLRSDVRKSEARLEKLNEMRDKLAIKLADSALYDDTRIGELATWNKKYAEVMEALERAEALWLAAQEKLELAENH; encoded by the coding sequence ATGTTGAAAATTAACGATATCAGCTATTCTGTGGAAGGCCGGCTTTTGCTCGAAAACGCAACGGCAATTATTCCGGCAGGGCATAAAGTGGGCGTTGTGGGGCGAAATGGCACGGGCAAAACCACGTTGTTTCGTTTGATCCGCGGCGAATTGGGATTAGAGGGCGGCAGCATCACTTTACCCCGCCAAGCCAGAATTGGCGGCGTCGCTCAAGAAGTGCCCGGAAATGAGGTTTCGCTGCTCGATACGGTTTTAGCCGCTGATCTTGAACGGGCCAATTTGCTAAAAGAATCTGAGCGGGCCACCGATGCGGCCCGGATCAGCGATATCCAAACCCGTCTGGCGGATATCGATGCATGGTCAGCTGAGGCGCGCGCAAGCAGTATTTTGCGCGGGCTGGGCTTTGATTCAAAAAAACAACAGATGCCGTGCAGTGCCTTTTCAGGGGGCTGGCGGATGCGCGTGGCCTTGGCGGCGGTTTTATTCTCGCAACCTGATGTGCTGCTTTTGGATGAGCCAACAAATTATCTGGATTTGGAAGGCGCGCTTTGGCTTGAAAACTATCTTCTCAAATACCCTCATACGGTTTTAATCATAAGCCATGATCGCGGCCTATTAAACCGATCAGTCAGCACGATTTTACATTTAGAGGATAAAAAGTTGCAACTTTATGGCGGCGGATATGATACATTTGCGAAAACCCGAGCCGCGCGCTTGGCCGCCGCAGAATCTGAGGCCAAAAAACAAGAAACCCGCCGCGCACATTTGCAATCCTACGTGGATCGGTTTCGTTATAAGGCTGATAAAGCCCGGCAGGCACAATCACGCCTAAAAGCCATCGCTCGGCTAGAGCCGATCACGCGCCCGCAAGAAGCCGCGTTGCGCCGCTTTAGTTTTCCCACGCCCGAAGAACTGTCACCGCCGATCCTAAGGATTGAAAACGGCACCGCCGGATATGGCGAAACCACCGTTTTATCTCGATTGGATCTGCGTATTGATCAAGATGATCGCATTGCGCTTTTGGGCCAAAACGGTCAGGGAAAATCTACGCTGGCAAAATTGATTTCAGGGCGTTTAAAGCCTATGCTAGGGCAGCTGGTGCAATCCTCAAAATTACGGATCGGCTATTTCGCCCAGCATCAAGTCGATGAACTTTATGTCGATGAAACACCGATTGATCACGTTCGACGTCTGCGCCCTTCCAAAACACCGGCGCAGCTGCGCGCTATATTGGGTGGCTTTGGCATTGGCGCGGAACAAGCAGAAATACTTGTTGGCCGATTATCCGGCGGGCAAAAGGCGCGGCTGTCTTTATTACTAGCGACGATTGACGCCCCACATCTTTTGATCCTTGATGAGCCAACCAACCACTTGGATATCGAAAGCCGCGAAGCATTGGTTGAGGCCCTGACCGCCTATTCTGGAGCTGTAATTTTAGTCAGTCATGATATGCATCTTTTGGAATTGGTGGCGGATCGGTTATGGCTTGTGAATAATGGCCGCGTAACGCCTTATGAAGAAGATCTAGAAAGCTATCGCAAACAATTACTCAGCGTCGACAAGCCCGCTAAAAAAAATGCAATCAAGGCCGAGCGCCCGAAACCAGCAAGCCGCGAAAAAATACTTTCGCTGCGCAGCGATGTTCGCAAATCAGAGGCGCGGCTGGAAAAGTTAAATGAAATGCGGGATAAATTGGCAATAAAACTTGCCGATTCTGCGCTTTATGACGATACTCGGATTGGTGAATTGGCCACTTGGAATAAAAAATACGCCGAAGTCATGGAGGCACTTGAACGCGCCGAAGCGCTATGGTTGGCGGCCCAAGAAAAACTAGAATTAGCCGAAAACCATTAG
- a CDS encoding nucleoside-diphosphate kinase — protein MALERTFSIIKPDATRRNLTGKINAKFEEAGLRIVAQKRIHMTKAQAGVFYGVHAERPFYDELCEFMSSEPVIVQVLEGEGAIAKNREVMGATNPADAAAGTIRAEFAESVGENSVHGSDAPETAAEEIAYFFSGIELVG, from the coding sequence ATGGCTCTCGAGCGTACTTTCAGCATCATCAAACCCGATGCAACCCGTCGGAACTTAACCGGCAAAATCAATGCAAAATTTGAAGAGGCAGGTTTGCGCATCGTTGCGCAAAAACGCATTCATATGACAAAAGCCCAAGCTGGTGTGTTTTATGGCGTGCATGCGGAGCGCCCTTTTTATGACGAGCTTTGTGAATTCATGTCTTCTGAGCCCGTCATTGTGCAGGTTCTGGAAGGCGAGGGCGCAATTGCAAAAAATCGTGAAGTGATGGGCGCAACCAACCCAGCCGATGCCGCCGCCGGCACAATTCGCGCAGAATTTGCTGAATCTGTGGGTGAAAACTCAGTTCATGGCTCTGACGCACCAGAAACAGCTGCAGAAGAAATAGCGTATTTCTTTTCCGGTATCGAGCTGGTCGGCTAA
- a CDS encoding competence protein TfoX, whose protein sequence is MNDRVSSIRNLGPKMEVAFNAIGIYDAQIIRALGADESYHRLLSNGFSPHLKGYYALVMGLQNRPRNDCTAKEKQTLRTRFDFIKSKAHFNQSAQDADFERIINEIGLHKKKS, encoded by the coding sequence ATGAACGATAGAGTTTCTTCTATCAGAAATTTGGGCCCGAAAATGGAAGTCGCTTTCAACGCTATTGGCATATATGACGCCCAAATCATTCGCGCCCTGGGCGCAGATGAAAGTTATCATCGGCTTTTAAGCAATGGGTTTTCTCCGCATTTAAAAGGCTATTACGCTTTGGTCATGGGGTTGCAAAACCGCCCCAGGAACGATTGCACTGCAAAAGAAAAACAAACCCTTCGCACGCGCTTTGATTTTATTAAAAGCAAAGCTCACTTTAATCAAAGCGCACAAGATGCAGATTTTGAACGCATTATTAACGAAATAGGCCTGCATAAAAAAAAGAGCTGA
- a CDS encoding aminotransferase class I/II-fold pyridoxal phosphate-dependent enzyme: MLPSQRIRNIVPEGLSDGWGVFMKAREMIAQGHAVIELTIGEHDIKTAPDILKAMQRSAKDGHTGYAPVPGTQGLRKIVAAHHQTQTQVPTSAENVLITPGAQAALFAAHLAACNPHDKALYIDPYYTTYPGMLRALSLNPVAIAAKASDGFQPIWASLNAAAKGAASLLINSPNNPTGVVYGQETLEIIADTCRKHDLWLISDEVYSSQVWSGQHITPRSLPGMKERSLIVGSMSKSHAMTGSRIGWVIGPEDIIAKLSDLATVSNYGVVGFIQDAAEYALKLGSSACISVAAPFERRRKLALEILKDFPQINVTPPQGTMYLMLDIRSTGLNGETFANALLEERKIAVMPGESFGAAAAGHIRVAMTVEDAMFSKALTDLCDFASALASK; this comes from the coding sequence GTGCTGCCATCACAACGTATTCGCAATATCGTGCCCGAAGGCCTGTCAGATGGATGGGGGGTTTTTATGAAAGCCCGCGAAATGATTGCCCAAGGCCACGCTGTGATTGAGCTGACGATTGGTGAGCATGATATAAAAACCGCGCCAGATATTTTAAAAGCCATGCAGCGCTCGGCAAAAGATGGGCATACTGGATATGCACCGGTACCCGGAACGCAAGGGTTGCGAAAGATCGTAGCGGCCCACCATCAAACGCAAACTCAAGTGCCAACAAGCGCCGAAAATGTTCTGATCACCCCGGGCGCTCAGGCCGCTTTATTCGCTGCGCATCTGGCGGCCTGCAACCCTCATGACAAAGCGCTTTATATAGATCCGTATTACACCACCTATCCAGGGATGCTGCGCGCGCTCAGCCTTAATCCCGTTGCAATTGCCGCCAAGGCGAGTGACGGATTTCAACCAATCTGGGCCAGTTTAAACGCGGCAGCAAAAGGCGCTGCATCCTTGCTTATCAACTCTCCAAACAATCCAACGGGCGTTGTGTACGGCCAAGAAACGCTTGAGATCATCGCGGATACCTGTCGGAAACATGATTTATGGCTGATTTCTGATGAGGTCTATTCCTCGCAAGTTTGGTCTGGGCAGCATATCACGCCCCGCTCATTACCCGGCATGAAAGAGCGCAGCCTGATCGTGGGGTCAATGTCAAAAAGCCATGCGATGACGGGCAGCCGTATCGGTTGGGTGATCGGACCGGAAGATATTATTGCCAAGCTCAGCGATCTGGCCACTGTTAGCAATTACGGGGTGGTGGGCTTTATTCAAGACGCCGCCGAATATGCACTAAAGTTGGGATCCAGCGCATGTATCTCTGTTGCAGCGCCATTTGAACGCCGTCGAAAACTCGCGCTTGAGATTTTGAAAGATTTTCCGCAAATAAACGTCACGCCGCCGCAAGGAACCATGTATCTTATGCTTGATATTCGCAGCACAGGCCTTAACGGCGAAACTTTCGCAAATGCGCTGCTCGAAGAACGCAAAATTGCGGTTATGCCCGGAGAAAGCTTTGGCGCCGCCGCCGCAGGGCATATCCGCGTTGCTATGACCGTTGAAGACGCTATGTTCAGCAAAGCGCTTACAGACTTGTGCGACTTTGCAAGCGCCCTCGCTTCAAAATGA
- a CDS encoding cysteine--tRNA ligase produces the protein MGRKLMTTLSLHNTLARAKQLFVPLDPKNIRIYLCGPTVYDRAHLGNARNVIMFDVLFRVLRKLYGEAHVTYVRNFTDIDDKINAKASETGRSIAEITQETTAWYLQDMADLGNLDPTHMPRATAYVPQMIQMIENLINAEHAYAADGHVLFAVDSYADYGRLSGRAIDDMLAGARVEVAPYKRNPMDFVLWKPSSGDQPGWQSPWGFGRPGWHIECSAMSLDLLGESFDIHGGGNDLTFPHHENEIAQSCCAHPKSQFAQVWLHNEMLQVDGKKMSKSLGNFFTVRDLIEQGFAGEVIRFVFLSTHYSKPMDWTKDRAQDAEKTLRKWRKLTAGVAAAKIVPACVLDPLCDDLNTAGAIAGLHSLLAQEDLSGLKAGAQMLGLLEPSMGAWAQAVDLSQFETLLETTRAQAMQDKDFAELDRLKLALQSAGVEVRMSKTGIELLAGPGFDPKRLDTLL, from the coding sequence ATGGGCCGTAAACTCATGACAACGCTTTCACTGCATAATACTCTTGCTCGTGCCAAACAGCTTTTTGTGCCTTTGGACCCCAAAAATATACGGATCTATCTATGCGGGCCAACAGTCTATGATCGGGCACATTTGGGGAATGCGCGCAATGTAATCATGTTTGATGTGTTGTTCCGGGTTTTGCGCAAATTATATGGAGAGGCGCATGTCACCTATGTGCGCAACTTTACGGATATTGATGATAAAATTAATGCCAAAGCCTCTGAAACAGGACGCTCGATCGCAGAGATCACGCAAGAAACCACGGCTTGGTACCTGCAAGATATGGCCGATTTGGGCAACCTAGATCCGACGCATATGCCGCGCGCCACGGCTTATGTGCCACAGATGATCCAAATGATCGAAAATCTGATCAACGCAGAACACGCCTATGCCGCCGATGGTCACGTTTTATTTGCCGTTGACAGTTATGCAGATTATGGGCGGCTTTCGGGGCGCGCGATTGATGATATGCTTGCAGGAGCGCGCGTCGAAGTGGCGCCTTATAAGCGCAACCCGATGGATTTCGTGCTTTGGAAACCCTCGAGCGGGGATCAGCCCGGATGGCAAAGCCCTTGGGGATTTGGTCGGCCGGGGTGGCATATTGAATGTTCGGCCATGTCGCTTGATCTCTTGGGTGAAAGCTTTGATATCCATGGCGGCGGTAATGATTTAACCTTTCCCCACCATGAGAATGAAATTGCACAAAGCTGCTGCGCGCATCCAAAAAGCCAGTTCGCGCAGGTTTGGCTGCACAATGAAATGCTGCAGGTGGATGGTAAGAAAATGTCGAAATCCCTGGGCAATTTCTTTACGGTACGGGATTTGATTGAGCAGGGATTTGCCGGAGAGGTGATCCGCTTTGTGTTTCTTTCAACGCATTATAGCAAGCCCATGGACTGGACCAAAGATCGCGCGCAAGACGCCGAGAAAACGCTGCGTAAATGGCGCAAACTCACCGCGGGCGTTGCGGCGGCAAAGATTGTGCCCGCCTGCGTGTTGGATCCGCTTTGTGATGATCTTAACACGGCCGGCGCGATTGCGGGCTTGCACAGCTTGCTGGCGCAGGAAGATTTGTCTGGTTTGAAAGCAGGGGCTCAAATGTTGGGCCTTCTTGAGCCATCAATGGGCGCTTGGGCGCAAGCCGTTGATCTGTCACAATTTGAAACCTTGCTTGAGACAACGCGTGCCCAAGCAATGCAGGATAAAGACTTTGCAGAACTTGATCGGTTGAAATTAGCCCTGCAAAGCGCGGGGGTCGAAGTGCGGATGAGCAAAACGGGTATCGAACTCTTGGCGGGGCCGGGGTTTGACCCAAAGCGCTTAGATACGCTTTTGTAA
- a CDS encoding citramalate synthase, which produces MATEKLYIYDTTLRDGQQTQGVQFSTEEKAMIAQALDDLGVDYIEGGWPGANPTDNAFFAALPKTKATITAFGMTKRAGRSAENDDVLAAVLNAGTSSVCLVGKTHDFHVETALGISLAENIDAIRLSIAHIVAQGREAIFDAEHFFDGYKSNPAFALESLKAALGAGARWLVLCDTNGGALPREIYEIVSEVIASGIPGKNLGIHTHNDTENAVANTLMAVDAGVRHIQGTLNGLGERCGNANLTSLIPTLTLKAPYASRFKTGVSPHSLIGLTRLSGLLDDILNRVPARQAAYVGGSAFAHKAGLHASAILKDPTTYEHIDPSVVGNARLIPMSNQAGQSNLRKRLKEAGLTVAKDDPALGRILEVIKQREALGYSYDTAQASFELLARKELDQLPRFFEVKRYRVSVERRKNKYNEMVSLSEAVVVVKVGDEKKLSVSESLDETGSDRGPVNALAKALAKDLGDYQSMIDDVRLVDFKVRITQGGTEAVTRVVIDSEDSQGRRWATVGVSANIVDASFEALIEAFQWKLIRDTAFDHAGA; this is translated from the coding sequence TTGGCGACTGAAAAACTATACATTTACGACACGACGCTGCGCGATGGGCAACAAACCCAAGGGGTTCAATTTTCCACTGAGGAAAAGGCCATGATTGCGCAGGCGCTTGACGATTTGGGGGTGGATTATATTGAAGGGGGATGGCCCGGCGCCAATCCAACCGATAATGCGTTTTTCGCCGCTTTGCCAAAGACAAAGGCCACCATAACGGCCTTTGGGATGACCAAACGGGCCGGTCGATCTGCTGAAAACGATGATGTTTTGGCGGCGGTCTTGAATGCCGGCACCTCAAGCGTCTGCTTGGTCGGCAAAACCCATGATTTTCATGTAGAGACGGCGCTGGGGATATCGCTTGCAGAAAATATAGATGCGATCCGGCTATCGATTGCCCATATTGTGGCGCAGGGGCGCGAAGCGATATTTGACGCCGAGCATTTTTTCGATGGCTATAAATCCAATCCGGCCTTCGCACTGGAAAGTCTAAAAGCGGCCTTAGGGGCGGGCGCACGCTGGCTTGTTCTATGTGATACAAATGGCGGCGCTTTGCCTCGGGAAATTTATGAAATAGTGTCTGAAGTGATTGCATCGGGGATACCTGGGAAAAATTTGGGTATTCACACGCATAATGACACCGAAAATGCGGTGGCGAACACTTTGATGGCTGTCGATGCGGGGGTGCGGCATATCCAAGGCACTTTAAATGGCTTAGGTGAGCGTTGCGGCAACGCAAATCTAACCTCCTTAATTCCCACGCTTACCCTAAAAGCGCCTTATGCAAGCCGCTTTAAAACCGGTGTGTCCCCTCATTCGTTAATAGGCCTTACCCGGCTTTCCGGTTTGCTGGATGATATTTTAAATCGTGTGCCCGCGCGCCAAGCTGCATATGTTGGTGGATCGGCTTTTGCCCATAAGGCCGGCTTGCATGCCAGTGCCATCCTGAAAGATCCCACCACTTATGAGCATATTGACCCAAGCGTTGTGGGCAATGCACGCCTCATTCCAATGTCCAATCAAGCTGGCCAGTCAAACCTGCGCAAACGTTTGAAAGAGGCAGGATTAACCGTTGCGAAAGACGACCCTGCCTTGGGGCGGATCCTCGAAGTGATCAAACAGCGCGAGGCCCTGGGCTATTCCTATGATACGGCCCAGGCCAGTTTTGAATTGCTCGCGCGAAAAGAGTTGGATCAATTGCCAAGGTTTTTTGAGGTAAAGCGCTACCGCGTTTCGGTTGAGCGTCGTAAAAACAAATATAATGAGATGGTAAGCCTGTCCGAAGCCGTGGTTGTGGTGAAGGTTGGAGATGAAAAGAAGCTTTCAGTAAGTGAATCTTTGGATGAGACCGGCTCGGACCGTGGGCCGGTAAATGCGCTTGCCAAAGCTTTGGCGAAAGATTTGGGCGATTATCAAAGCATGATTGATGATGTGCGGCTGGTTGATTTTAAAGTCAGAATTACTCAAGGGGGCACCGAAGCCGTGACGCGCGTTGTGATCGACAGCGAAGACAGCCAAGGGCGGCGTTGGGCCACGGTGGGCGTATCCGCCAATATTGTGGATGCAAGCTTTGAGGCGCTAATTGAAGCCTTTCAATGGAAATTGATCCGCGATACCGCGTTCGATCACGCAGGCGCATAA
- a CDS encoding phytoene synthase: MATPLGVRKTLFPIFAFNLEVARAPWVTKEPLIAEMRLQWWQDVLSEISDGQAVRRHEVATPLASSLTPAAAEALKAVVEARRHDIYPEPFKTKSDFQAYIHATSGCLIRVAAQALGPADDQVLANFGYAAGVANYLKALPELTEAGKTHMPDSTEGAVQLLAHEALLKLRLARKARGKISKKAGYALLTGWQSGAVLAAYAKQPQANAHSGDRRGVRFSGLRLLGRSLLRRW; encoded by the coding sequence ATGGCAACGCCTTTAGGGGTTCGTAAAACGTTATTTCCAATTTTCGCCTTTAACCTTGAGGTTGCCCGTGCTCCTTGGGTAACCAAAGAACCGCTGATTGCCGAAATGCGTTTACAATGGTGGCAAGACGTGCTGAGTGAAATTTCAGATGGGCAGGCGGTGCGCAGGCATGAGGTTGCAACGCCGCTGGCCAGCTCTCTCACACCGGCCGCTGCAGAGGCTTTAAAGGCGGTGGTTGAGGCGCGTCGGCATGATATTTACCCCGAGCCTTTTAAAACCAAGTCAGACTTTCAGGCTTATATTCATGCAACATCCGGTTGTTTGATAAGGGTTGCAGCTCAGGCGCTTGGGCCAGCGGATGATCAGGTATTGGCCAATTTTGGCTATGCGGCGGGTGTTGCAAATTACTTAAAAGCATTGCCGGAACTGACCGAGGCAGGTAAAACACATATGCCCGACAGCACCGAAGGCGCAGTTCAATTGTTGGCGCATGAGGCTTTGTTAAAATTGCGCTTGGCGCGCAAAGCGCGCGGTAAAATTTCAAAAAAGGCTGGCTATGCCTTGCTCACAGGGTGGCAATCCGGCGCTGTGCTCGCCGCTTATGCCAAACAGCCCCAAGCAAACGCGCATAGCGGTGATCGACGCGGCGTTCGATTTTCGGGTTTGCGCCTGCTCGGGCGCTCTTTACTGAGGCGCTGGTAA
- a CDS encoding MFS transporter — protein MVIVTDDKLARRNLTVLVIAQAILGNQLPMVFIMAGLAGQSLAKNICFATMPISCIVLGAMLASDPLSNLMQKVGRKKGFFLGTFFGALGGLIAAYGLYVQSFGWFLLASLCTGVFMASQGFYRFAAIDTASESFRPKAVSYVLASGLIAAIIGPQLVKLTDTFFSVPFLMSYLVIAAINLVGSLIFFAFRNADYLVTEQGEEKPRSRFDLLKSRHIFASILCAMIAYSMMNLVMTSTPLAVIGCGFSTSDVADIVSAHVLAMFVPSFFTGHLIVRFGARSILAIGLVMLAIAGFCALEGIDLGNFFAALIIVGLGWNFSFIGATTLLSESHKPHERGRVQGMNDFFVGAGVTLAALTSGGLMNCSGNSALEGWAAVNLAMLPLLCLAALALFFLTKTANKPKDYK, from the coding sequence ATGGTTATTGTAACAGATGATAAACTCGCGCGGCGCAATTTAACTGTCTTGGTGATTGCACAAGCAATTTTGGGAAACCAATTGCCGATGGTGTTTATAATGGCAGGTTTGGCTGGGCAGTCTTTGGCGAAAAATATATGTTTCGCCACGATGCCAATATCTTGCATTGTCTTGGGGGCCATGCTCGCCTCTGATCCTTTGTCAAATTTAATGCAAAAGGTCGGACGCAAAAAAGGGTTTTTCTTAGGAACATTTTTCGGAGCCTTGGGGGGGCTTATTGCAGCCTATGGGCTTTATGTTCAATCTTTTGGGTGGTTTTTACTGGCCAGCCTTTGTACCGGTGTGTTCATGGCAAGCCAAGGCTTTTATAGATTTGCTGCGATCGATACAGCTTCGGAGAGTTTTCGGCCAAAAGCAGTGTCCTACGTGCTGGCCAGTGGTTTGATTGCGGCGATTATCGGCCCGCAATTGGTCAAGTTAACCGATACTTTTTTTTCCGTTCCCTTTCTCATGTCCTATCTGGTCATAGCGGCCATAAATCTTGTGGGCTCGCTTATCTTTTTTGCGTTTCGCAATGCAGATTATTTAGTCACGGAACAGGGCGAAGAAAAGCCGCGCAGCAGGTTTGACCTGCTAAAAAGCCGGCATATTTTTGCCTCCATCCTTTGCGCTATGATTGCCTATTCAATGATGAACCTGGTTATGACCTCAACGCCTTTGGCGGTGATCGGTTGCGGTTTTAGCACCTCAGATGTTGCCGATATCGTTTCGGCCCATGTATTGGCGATGTTTGTGCCCTCTTTTTTTACCGGCCATTTGATTGTGAGGTTTGGCGCGCGCAGCATTTTGGCAATTGGACTCGTTATGCTGGCAATTGCCGGGTTTTGCGCGTTAGAGGGCATAGATTTGGGGAACTTTTTCGCCGCGCTGATTATCGTGGGGTTGGGTTGGAATTTCAGCTTCATAGGCGCCACAACGCTTTTATCCGAAAGCCATAAGCCGCATGAGCGCGGCCGGGTTCAGGGCATGAATGATTTTTTTGTGGGGGCTGGTGTAACCTTGGCCGCTTTAACCTCAGGCGGGTTGATGAATTGTTCCGGCAATTCGGCCTTAGAGGGCTGGGCTGCGGTAAACCTTGCGATGTTGCCGTTGTTATGTCTTGCTGCTTTAGCACTGTTTTTCCTTACGAAAACAGCAAATAAACCAAAAGACTATAAATGA